A genomic region of Rhodococcus sp. B50 contains the following coding sequences:
- a CDS encoding TetR/AcrR family transcriptional regulator encodes MGAEARVAPTSRRPKDRNVQIANNARELFALRGFHAVRVDHIAEASGVTARAVYRHYRNKQELLARIIDEDQQRWIDALDSISEVESDEELARHLDYLARVGIESRRLSVLWQREARHLDEDDFRTVRSRAVWISDNVAGRLIRPCHPGLGAFATDVRSWAVVSVLTSPAFYDSALSRSRLATVMATACERIIAAPTVEPVRRRQTPTVENVPMARREQLLAAAAAAFRRSGYAGVSIDDIGADVGFAGPAIYRYFKTKSSILVALMERFAEWRALEVVRALRTSIDPAEVLSALISGYVRLGIEAVDLLAVALTEGHYLPDEDRERFERINDDFVSELRRWYSSVRPDVDPAAAQSLVSIAVTVVHDLVRIPHFLRSPDFESELDRVVHALFAD; translated from the coding sequence ATGGGGGCTGAAGCCCGAGTCGCACCGACGTCACGTCGGCCGAAGGACCGCAATGTTCAGATCGCGAACAATGCACGCGAGCTGTTCGCACTCAGGGGCTTTCACGCCGTTCGCGTAGACCATATCGCCGAGGCGAGTGGAGTCACCGCGCGTGCGGTGTATCGGCACTACAGGAACAAGCAGGAACTCCTCGCCCGCATCATCGATGAGGATCAACAGCGTTGGATCGACGCTCTGGATTCGATCTCAGAGGTCGAGTCGGATGAGGAGCTGGCCCGGCATCTCGACTACCTGGCGCGTGTCGGTATCGAAAGTCGCCGGCTGTCGGTGCTGTGGCAGCGTGAAGCACGCCATCTCGACGAGGATGATTTCCGAACCGTACGAAGCAGGGCAGTGTGGATCTCGGACAACGTTGCCGGTCGACTGATCCGTCCGTGCCACCCCGGCCTCGGCGCGTTCGCAACCGATGTTCGCAGTTGGGCGGTTGTCAGCGTCTTGACCAGCCCGGCGTTCTACGACAGCGCGCTTTCGCGGTCTCGTCTCGCTACCGTGATGGCAACGGCATGCGAACGGATCATCGCTGCGCCGACAGTCGAGCCTGTGCGTCGCCGGCAGACGCCGACTGTCGAGAACGTGCCGATGGCGCGGCGCGAGCAGTTGCTCGCGGCCGCGGCGGCAGCCTTTCGTCGCAGCGGATATGCCGGCGTCAGCATCGACGATATCGGAGCGGATGTCGGGTTCGCCGGTCCGGCGATCTACCGGTATTTCAAGACCAAATCGAGCATCCTCGTCGCATTGATGGAGCGATTCGCCGAGTGGCGAGCATTGGAGGTCGTTCGAGCGCTGCGCACCTCCATTGATCCGGCCGAAGTGTTGTCCGCGTTGATTTCCGGGTACGTGCGTCTCGGAATCGAGGCCGTGGATCTCCTCGCCGTGGCACTGACCGAAGGGCATTACCTTCCAGACGAGGATCGTGAGCGCTTCGAGCGGATCAATGACGATTTTGTCTCCGAACTGCGCCGGTGGTACTCCTCGGTCCGGCCGGATGTCGACCCGGCGGCCGCGCAGTCGCTCGTGAGCATCGCGGTCACCGTGGTGCACGACTTGGTTCGGATTCCCCATTTCCTCCGCTCCCCGGACTTCGAATCCGAGCTCGATCGGGTAGTGCATGCCCTGTTTGCAGACTGA
- a CDS encoding LysR family transcriptional regulator, producing MFTADNMRFLLELSRTGRIADAAKRLDVDQTTVSRRITRLEKDMGARLFDRGSAGWQLTEAGRRLVPYAEAVESTLLAALDATSSAGSGSLHGTVRILTPDGFGAYVLVPGLGMVRDRHPDLFTELRTSTTHDLVTGRDFDLAVTLERPSPRSVSVSKLANYDLRLYASRRYLDSHSAIESLDDLEDHTLVWYVNAILDVEPLRRLERLLPKDRAHVQTNNITGHYQAVRYGVGIAPLPTYIGNADPDLVPVLPDKFVAERTYWLVVPRELARLARVQAVIEVLLDIVSENPDLRVPGQGGDSR from the coding sequence ATGTTCACCGCCGATAACATGCGTTTTCTGCTGGAGTTGTCACGGACCGGGCGGATCGCGGACGCGGCCAAACGTCTGGACGTCGATCAGACCACGGTGTCGCGCAGGATCACCCGACTCGAGAAAGACATGGGAGCGCGACTGTTCGACCGGGGATCGGCGGGATGGCAACTGACCGAGGCCGGCCGGCGTCTGGTGCCGTACGCAGAAGCGGTCGAATCGACTCTGTTGGCTGCACTCGACGCGACATCGTCCGCTGGATCCGGCAGTCTTCACGGCACTGTCCGGATTCTCACTCCGGACGGCTTCGGCGCCTATGTGTTGGTTCCGGGACTGGGCATGGTGCGCGACAGACACCCTGACCTGTTCACCGAGTTGCGTACGTCGACCACGCACGATCTGGTGACCGGTCGCGACTTCGACCTCGCAGTCACTCTCGAACGGCCGTCACCACGATCGGTGTCCGTCAGCAAGCTGGCCAACTACGACCTGCGTCTTTATGCATCACGTCGCTACCTCGACTCGCACAGTGCCATCGAGTCCCTCGACGACCTCGAGGACCACACGTTGGTGTGGTACGTGAACGCCATCTTGGACGTCGAGCCGCTACGTCGACTCGAGCGTCTCCTGCCCAAAGATCGCGCGCATGTCCAGACGAACAACATCACCGGCCACTATCAGGCTGTCAGGTACGGGGTGGGTATCGCGCCGCTCCCGACCTACATCGGTAATGCCGATCCCGATCTCGTGCCCGTACTCCCGGACAAGTTCGTGGCCGAGAGAACCTATTGGTTGGTTGTTCCGCGAGAACTGGCTCGCCTGGCACGGGTGCAGGCCGTCATCGAGGTTCTTCTCGACATCGTCAGCGAGAATCCGGATCTGAGGGTGCCGGGTCAGGGCGGTGATTCACGCTGA